A single Kryptolebias marmoratus isolate JLee-2015 linkage group LG16, ASM164957v2, whole genome shotgun sequence DNA region contains:
- the mboat7 gene encoding lysophospholipid acyltransferase 7, producing MSPDELVYLGVLVASIPVGFLFRYFSPPVKQGAALLLGLFITVVLCDVHTLHSLVTVIGTWVIIRSSWRHAPALSLSWTFLYLLFFRLVTWFNLPQPTPFANAVQLILTLKMVSLANEVRSFHVEKKRDVSSFTKSPVIGGLSQEPSLYDILSYSYCYVGIMTGPFFRFQTYVDWLHQPKPLALPGWEPCLQRLKLVPVYAALFLAINAVFPLPYVRTDEFLDQNFFYRLFYMVAVFFVFRMRFYAAWCGAEAGCISAGLGCYPENALSKPGGGPTVSYSADPSADEKYDFRTIQNIDCYNTDFCVKVRHGMRYWNMTVQWWLHHYIYPNAPFKSYTLRAGWTMFISAYWHGLHAGYYLSFMTIPLCIAAESAMEASVRRRLGPRGQNVFDWVHWFLKMRAYDYMCMGFVLLKASDTVNYWMSVCFIMHVVAVCCIVAGRALKGGKGDGRKVGEEQKAEGEQRKETTGEKTD from the exons ATGTCTCCCGATGAACTGGTGTATTTGGGAGTTCTTGTTGCCTCCATTCCCGTTGGCTTTCTCTTCCGTTATTTCA GTCCGCCTGTGAAGCAGGGAGCAGCTCTCCTGCTGGGCCTTTTCATCACCGTCGTCTTATGTGACGTCCACACGCTGCACTCCCTGGTGACGGTGATCGGAACGTGGGTCATCATCAGGAGCAGCTGGCG TCACGCCCCGGCCCTGAGCCTCAGCTGGACCTTCCTCTACCTCCTCTTTTTCCGTCTGGTCACTTGGTTCAACCTGCCACAGCCGACGCCTTTCGCCAACGCCGTGCAGCTGATTCTCACGCTCAAG ATGGTGAGTCTTGCCAACGAGGTGCGAAGCTTCCACGTGGAGAAGAAACGAGACGTGAGCTCTTTCACCAAGTCTCCCGTCATCGGTGGTCTGTCCCAGGAGCCCTCCCTCTATGACATTCTGTCCTATAGTTACTGTTATGTTGGTATAATGACCG GTCCGTTCTTCCGCTTCCAGACGTACGTGGACTGGCTGCATCAGCCCAAGCCGCTGGCTCTGCCCGGCTGGGAGCCGTGCCTGCAGCGTCTGAAGCTGGTCCCCGTGTACGCCGCTCTGTTCCTGGCCATTAACGCCGTCTTTCCGCTGCCCTACGTCCGCACGGACGAGTTCCTGGATCAGAACTTTTTCTACAG GTTGTTCTATATGGTGGcggtgttttttgtgttcaggaTGCGTTTCTACGCTGCGTGGTGTGGAGCTGAGGCGGGCTGCATCAGTGCAGGTCTGGGCTGCTATCCAGAAAATGCGCTTTCTAAACCTGGAGGAGGACCCACCGTCAGCTACAG TGCTGATCCGTCCGCTGACGAGAAATACGACTTCAGAACCATCCAGAACATCGACTGTTACAACACGGACTTCTGCGTGAAGGTCCGACACGGCATGCGTTACTGGAACATGACGGTGCAGTGGTGGCTGCATCACTACATCTACCCCAACGCCCCCTTCAAGTCCTACACACTCAG GGCCGGCTGGACCATGTTCATCAGCGCCTACTGGCACGGGTTGCACGCCGGCTACTACCTCTCCTTCATGACCATCCCGCTGTGCATCGCAGCAGAATCCGCCATGGAGGCGTCCGTCAGGAGGCGGCTCGGCCCCCGCGGGCAGAACGTCTTCGACTGGGTCCACTGGTTCCTGAAGATGAGGGCCTACGACTACATGTGTATGGGCTTCGTGCTGCTGAAGGCCTCCGACACCGTCAACTACTGGATGTCCGTCTGCTTCATCATGCACGTCGTTGCCGTCTGCTGCATAGTCGCGGGCAGGGCCTTAAAGGGAGGGAAGGGAGACGGGAGGAAGGTGGGGGAGGAACAAAAAGCCGAGGGTGAACAAAGGAAAGAGACAACCGGAgagaaaacagactga
- the rps9 gene encoding 40S ribosomal protein S9 — MPVARSWVCRKTYVTPRRPFEKSRLDQELKLIGEYGLRNKREVWRVKFTLAKIRKAARELLTLDEKDPKRLFEGNALLRRLVRIGVLDEGKMKLDYILGLKVEDFLERRLQTQVFKLGLAKSIHHARVLIRQRHIRVRKQVVNIPSFVVRLDSQKHIDFSLRSPYGGGRPGRVKRKNAKKGQGGAGGADDEEED, encoded by the exons ATGCCCGTTGCCAGAAGTTGGGTTTGTCGTAAGACGTACGTCACTCCCCGCCGTCCCTTCGAGAAGTCCCGTCTCGACCAGGAGCTGAAGCTCATCG GCGAGTATGGGCTGAGGAACAAGCGCGAAGTGTGGAGGGTGAAGTTTACTCTGGCCAAGATCCGCAAAGCTGCCAGAGAGCTGCTCACTCTGGACGAGAAGGACCCCAAGCGTCTGTTTGAAG GTAATGCCTTGCTCAGGCGTTTGGTGAGGATCGGCGTGCTGGATGAGGGTAAGATGAAGCTGGATTACATCCTGGGTCTGAAGGTGGAGGACTTCTTGGAGAGGAGGCTGCAGacgcaggtcttcaagctcggACTCGCCAAGAGCATTCACCACGCCCGTGTTCTCATCCGCCAGAGGCACATTCG CGTGCGCAAGCAGGTGGTGAACATCCCTTCCTTTGTGGTGCGTCTGGACAGCCAGAAGCACATCGACTTCTCTCTGAGGTCTCCGTACGGCGGCGGACGCCCCGGCCGCGTCAAGAGAAAGAACGCCAAGAAGGGTCAGGGTGGCGCCGGAGGAGCcgacgacgaggaggaggatTAA